Proteins encoded within one genomic window of Pygocentrus nattereri isolate fPygNat1 chromosome 11, fPygNat1.pri, whole genome shotgun sequence:
- the LOC108428825 gene encoding uncharacterized protein LOC108428825, with translation METVKTWNHDFISLNHLDKKIHSKQNGMIAKNLLNTLKIRNHLQLQPISRSACATGSCPDLIMSRNEQTDSRLVPMALTPQLPPRTHRPLCLSVSSDSNGRFKALETQEWKNNLKAQMEQAHSAGAASSTGSLERASLFCASGSTTTSSSGLSSPVELLTKSKSSSRFSLFSPPWNSSSESDSNPPSRSGSKKLRNYSRRAGPGGLKTGPETPEPKQSGPEHFQYSEPVISKVTDYIYVGNLNAAYSGRTLCRNNIDSIIDMSSLPGETCLSLIPCTCSRGAKHSWSRLKVDINELPDMARDGLALRQRCFEDINECIDASTEKRKRVLVHCRDGFSLAPTCVIQYLMIKQNMRLITAYELLRAKHPVNIRECHQNVLVSLERALRPGGNTDPECFKQAISRKVAWT, from the exons ATGGAAACCGTGAAAACATGGAACCACGACTTTATTTCACTTAACCATCTGGATAAGAAAATCCACTCAAAACAAAATG GCATGATTGCCAAAAATCTCCTCAACACTCTCAAGATCCGCAACCATTTACAGCTCCAGCCCATTTCTCGTTCAGCATGTGCTACTG GATCCTGTCCAGATCTGATCATGAGTAGGAATGAGCAGACTGACTCACGACTGGTCCCCATGGCACTGACCCCACAGCTGCCACCCAGAACCCACCGCCCCCTCTGCCTTTCAGTGTCCTCTGACAGCAATGGCCGCTTTAAAGCTCTGGAGACACAGGAATGGAAGAACAACCTCAAAGCTCAG ATGGAGCAGGCCCACAGTGCTGGGGCTGCCAGCAGCACAGGTTCTTTGGAGAGGGCATCGCTCTTCTGTGCTTCTGgctccaccaccacctccagctcggGCCTCTCCAGCCCTGTGGAACTGCTCACGAAGAGCAAGTCGTCAAGccgcttctctctcttttccccacCATGGAACAGTAGCTCAGAGTCTGATTCCAACCCCCCATCTCGCTCTGGCTCCAAGAAACTGCGCAACTACAGCCGCAGGGCAGGACCTGGTGGGCTCAAGACTGGACCTGAGACCCCGGAGCCCAAACAGAGCGGCCCAGAGCACTTCCAGTACTCAGAGCCCGTTATCTCCAAGGTGACCGACTACATTTATGTGGGGAACCTGAACGCAGCCTACAGCGGCCGAACACTCTGCCGCAACAACATTGACAGCATCATTGACATGAGTAGCCTGCCGGGGGAAACTTGCTTAAGCTTGATTCCCTGCACTTGCTCACGGGGGGCCAAGCACAGTTGGTCTCGACTTAAGGTGGACATAAACGAGCTGCCAGATATGGCACGGGATGGCCTGGCCTTACGCCAACGCTGCTTTGAGGATATCAATGAGTGCATTGATGCCTCCACAGAGAAGAGGAAACGTGTGCTGGTGCACTGCCGCGATGGCTTCTCACTTGCCCCTACCTGTGTCATCCAGTACCTCATGATCAAGCAGAACATGAGGCTGATCACTGCCTATGAGCTGCTGAGAGCCAAGCACCCAGTCAACATTCGCGAGTGCCACCAGAATGTACTGGTGAGCCTGGAGAGGGCACTGCGGCCTGGGGGAAACACGGACCCTGAATGCTTCAAACAGGCCATCTCACGCAAAGTGGCATGGACCTAA